Genomic window (Chitinophaga parva):
AAGATCACCGACGAATGTATAAATTGCGGCGCCTGCGAGCCTGAATGTCCGAACAACGCAATTTATGAAGGCGGCGTGGAATGGGCTTTGGCCGATGGTACCAGCGTTAAAGGTACCTTTACCCTGATGGACGGTACCACCATGGATGCCAACCAGCGCAATGCTCCGATTGCAGTAGATGCTTATTATATCGTTCCCAATAAATGTACAGAGTGCCAGGGTTTCCATGAAGAACCGCAGTGCGCGGCCGTTTGCCCGGTAGACTGCTGCGTACCTGACGAGATGTACCAGGAAACCGTAGAGGCCCTGCTGGAAAAGAAAGCAGCCCTGCACGCATAATTTTATCTGTCTGTACGTTTATACAGGAAGCAAATCATTTTGGAGTCCGGCCATGGCGCCGGACTTTTTTTATTACTTTACATCCCGCCACAAATACTTATACAGAATATTTAATACTTGGCACAATTAATTAACTTTACCCGCTTATAAACAGGTATGAAAAAGAATATTGCGATAGTGGCCGGTGGCTATTCCGGTGAATTTGAGATCTCCGTACAAAGTGCGGCTACCATTGAAAAGAACCTCGATGCGGCCCAGTACAGCGTGTACACGATCGTGATCACCCACCAGGGCTGGACTTACAAGGCGGCTGATGGTGTTACCTATAACATTGACAAGAATGATTTTTCCCTGGCGCTGCCCTCCGGTAAAGTGAAGTTTGATGCCGTGTTCATCGGCATTCACGGTGCCCCGGGTGAAGACGGCCGCCTGCAGGGTTATTTTGATATGCTGGGTATTCCCTACACCGGCTGTGGTGCGGTAACTTCCGCGGTTACTTTCAACAAAGCATTCTGCAATAAGATTGTGAAGGAACTGGGCATCGTGAATATTTCCAAATCTGTGCACGCCCTGTACGACCAGCCCGATACCTGGAGCAATGTACTGGAACACCTGGCATTGCCCGTGTTTGTAAAACCGGCGGAAGGAGGCAGCAGCGTAGGCATGTCCAAGGTAAAAACGGCGGAAGAAATGCCCCAGGCGCTGGAAAAAGCGTTCCGGGAAGACAGCCAGGTGCTCATTGAAGAATTTATCAAGGGCCGGGAACTCACCATTGGCGTGTACCGCGGTGCAGATGGCAAGGTGACACCCCTGCCCATGACGGAAGTAGTGACCACCAAGGAATTCTTTGACTACGAAGCCAAGTACACACCCGGCAAAACCAATGAGATCACGCCTGCCCCGGTAAGCAGCGATATAACGGCGCTGGTGCAAAAAACAGCGGTGGCCCTGTACAATAAACTGAACTGCAAAGGCATTATCCGTATAGATTTCATTTACCAGGAAGATGCCGGTAAATTATTTTTCCTGGAGGTGAATACCATGCCCGGCCAGTCTGAGAATAGCCTGGTGCCGCAACAGGTGCGCGCCGCCGGGATGACGCTTACCAAATTTTACGGCATAATATTGGAAGCGTGCATGAACAAATAAATTGTATCCCTGGTTCCAATTATCACTCACTTATAAGTTTTTGCTGTGTTTGAATTTATTACCAAACGCTCTTTTTTCATTAACCTGCTGGCAGCCATCGTGCTGGTTTTCCTGCTGGCCTTTATTTTCTTCTCCACGCTGGGCATTATCACCCATCACGGCCAAACCATCCAGGTGCCCGATATCCGTGGCAAAAACCTGAAGGAAGCCTCCGCAATCCTGAGCAAGGCCGGTTTTGATGCGGT
Coding sequences:
- a CDS encoding D-alanine--D-alanine ligase — protein: MKKNIAIVAGGYSGEFEISVQSAATIEKNLDAAQYSVYTIVITHQGWTYKAADGVTYNIDKNDFSLALPSGKVKFDAVFIGIHGAPGEDGRLQGYFDMLGIPYTGCGAVTSAVTFNKAFCNKIVKELGIVNISKSVHALYDQPDTWSNVLEHLALPVFVKPAEGGSSVGMSKVKTAEEMPQALEKAFREDSQVLIEEFIKGRELTIGVYRGADGKVTPLPMTEVVTTKEFFDYEAKYTPGKTNEITPAPVSSDITALVQKTAVALYNKLNCKGIIRIDFIYQEDAGKLFFLEVNTMPGQSENSLVPQQVRAAGMTLTKFYGIILEACMNK
- a CDS encoding 4Fe-4S dicluster domain-containing protein; amino-acid sequence: MAIKITDECINCGACEPECPNNAIYEGGVEWALADGTSVKGTFTLMDGTTMDANQRNAPIAVDAYYIVPNKCTECQGFHEEPQCAAVCPVDCCVPDEMYQETVEALLEKKAALHA